A window of Nicotiana sylvestris chromosome 8, ASM39365v2, whole genome shotgun sequence genomic DNA:
GCCCGATTAACACCTTTAATGTGTACTAAATAAGGGTGGCATGATCGTGGTTGCAAattcgcaaaatgagttgattcctaccaggaccgTCACCGGATGAAGGGTGTTCATGGATTAAcccaagttgaataaagtgacccgcaaggatcactttccattgccttttattgatcagatgttagatcgaatTGTTatgcgtgccttctactgttcttggatgggtattctggatacaatcaaatcttgattgctccggaagatcaggagaagaccacattcacttgtccatatgtcACCTTTCCCGTTTCTAGGATgcattttgggttgtgtaatgcaccggctacattccagcggtgtatgatgtCCATTTTTAccaatatggtggaagatatttttgaggtattcatggatgactGTAGTATTGTGGGTgattcttttgatgaatgtttgaaaaatcttgatagagtgttggcccgttaCGAAGAAAAcaatcttgtgcttaattgggagaaatgccacttcatggttgaagagggcaTAGTTCATATCGCTCATGCCGCACTCTGGCACTTGAttacgaagaaggattccaaagctcgactgatgcgatgggtcttattacttcaagagtttgatttggagattgtggaccggaagggtagtgaaaacctagtggcggaccacttgtcccgattggaggaggaggggatgcctagtgatggcctagagatcaatgattcatttcctgatgagcaagtcctttcggtgtcgatgaatggtaTGCTATGGTTTGCAGATGTCGCTAGTTTTCTTGTGACTGgtgtaatcccgtgtgagctctcttctaaccaaaggaagaagatcaaatgggatagtttggatttctattgggatgagccgcaCTTGTTCAAAATTTGTACAGATGgtatgatccgaaggtgtgtcctggaggaggagcaattgagtatcttagaggcttgtcattcctctccctatggttgccatcatggcggggcgaggaaggtttcaaaagttcttagttgcgggttttattggccaacatTTTACAAAAATGCAAGTGAATTTcggaagagatgcgacgaatgtcaaagagagggtggaatttcaaagaaagataagatgcctctcaataccattcttgaagttgatatttttgatgtatggggcttTGATTTTATGAGCCCTTTtattagctcgtgtgggaacacatacattcttgtggcgttTAAcaatgtttcaaagtgggttgaagccgtggctctacccaacaatgacgcccagagtgttgttgcatttctcaagaagagcatttttacaaggtttgacactactcgtgcaatcataagtgatggtgggtctcatttttttaatagagcttttgacactttgcttgcaaagtatggtgtcaaccacaaagtttctactccttatcatcctcaggcgaatggccaagttgaagtctcaaacagggaaatcaagagtatattgtcaaagacggtcaacgCAAATatgaccgattggtcaaagaagttggatgatgctctatgggcttataagactgcttacaagactccgattggtatgccTCTATAGGTtatgtttgggaaagcttgtcatctaccggttgagttagagcacaaggccatgtgggctttgaggaagctgaatcttgaatgggatgtggcaacaaatcttcgtgtggagcagcttaatgaacttgatgaattccaattccatgcctactccaattCGTCCTTGTActaggacaagatgaagtaccttcatgataaatatgctcgtggcaaggagttcaaagtaggtaatttgtgactccgtttggtgcacttgacttgaagaaaaAAATGGGGAGGTGTTCAGCgttaatgggcacagggtcagGCACTACCTAGGCAAGATTAATGACAGCCACGTGATGGCactgctccatctaaagtgaaTTGCTGGTAACCTGtatcgtgtcgcgacgttaaatcaggtgcttcttgggaggcaacccatacgtctttctttttgtttttctttgattctcttcttagtgtaggatttatttttggactaactggttgtgagatattgtaggattgttttgatgttgtGCAGGACCAAGTTGGGAAAAATGCACACTCTTTGAACTTTgcactgcggccgcattgcattttgtgcggacccaAGGGCCTTATTGCATGGGCAAAAATTCAATGTGGATCGTAGAGTTGATTGGTAAAATATGaggagtctctgaagttttccaccgcggccgcaatgcattttgtgcggtccgcagtagaCCACTGCGGCCACAttgcatttcttgcggtccgcagtggacatCTCCCCAGTGCCTCTTGTTTCTGAGTACCGCGGAcggcggtgccattttgtgcggttcgcggtaggtaggtgagatgggccccagttcctttttctataaataggacctgaggccctcatttcaaacttttcgacCCTTTGCTCTCAAAAGCTAAAAAAGTTTTGTTCATGACGTCTAACTACATGAATTCAATTGTTGATTCTCATTCAACTACATTGCATATCATTCCTGGTATTTTTAATCTTTCCCTAGCTTTTAAatgtgttttattttctttttaaattgtTAGTTCTATGTTCCTTCTcccttttttcttcaatttttagcttaaGGTTTCATTAGTTGTTTAGATTAGGATTAATTGGGTAGAAAAATACTGATTCAGCACCTAGGTTATCAATAATAGGTGAAAATTAGACAAAAACTGTGAAAAATTTGAAATCCTAGGCTGGTATTGCTGTTGGGTGATTACCGCGGACCGCGAtggtattttgtgcggtccgcggtgcttctCCACGGtccgcactaccattttgtgcggacctcGATGGTATGACTTCTGAAAGCTGATAATTGAGGACCGCGACCGCGATGGATTTTGTGAATTCCgtggtgcctcaatgcggactgCGATACATTTTGTGCAGTCTGCGGTGCCTtttatcagagagtgggtagtctaacCCTCACCTCAATGCAGACCGCGGTCCTATTTTGTACGGTCTGCGGTGGtccctttgcggccgcactccattttgtgcggcccgtaGTCTTCTGTCTGTAGCTAATTTCTTCCGTTTCCTGCAATTATGAATTTCACTAATTTTGTTGATACTAACAATGATCAACTAAATATTCCTTGCTGGAAATGGTTCAATCACGAGGCGATGGTAGAAAACAACAGGGAAAAAGAGAGTCCTCCAGGGTAGAGGAAAGGGCATGATCAAATTGACTCCCCAAGTCCGGCAAGCTATCAATGATACCAGGAAGACAATAAAGGCTATTAACAGAGTTGTTTCCCATTCGGGAAGTGAGTATgtgccctcccgggaggcataTGACTCAAACTCTgtgccagagtatgttcctgactggctGGAGAGGAACAAATTGAGAGATACACCTGCTGGCACCCCTACTACCCAAGCGTTAGTGCAAATCTCTTCTGAGTCATTTGAGGGATCAGCTACAGGCAGTGACAATGCCTATTCTACCTCACCTACAACTTCACTATTCGGTGAGGATCCCGTAGAAGAAGAATGAGGGGGTGAGCCCTAAGTAGGAGGGGTGTAGAGAACCAGGAACTCGGAAGCATGGCAAGATAGATTTGTGAGTGAAGTTTcctaccacaagttcagagaatggtggcccgagaggaagttGATACCTGAGTGGAAATTCATCACACgggaccttttgcctcacaaccccaatatgTTGAGTCAGTTTAGAGAGAGAGCAGGCTGGGACTATTTCATAGGCTACGTGGAAGATGCCAATAAGCACCTAGCCAAGGAGTTATACACCAATGTTGCAGAAATAAAAAAGGGCACTACAGTGACTAAGGTGCGAAATGATGGAAAAACGAtaaatgactacctgggcttttCGGAGGAGGATGAGACCTTGTACTTAGACAAGGTAGCATTGGGGGAGGATGCCCGTCCGTGGCTAGCTGAGTACTTGGCAATCGTaggtaccaccccagcatggttgacatcTAGGTTAAAAATTCTGAGGAGAACCCTAAACTTTGAAGCAAAAaggtgggagacatttgtttgtagcaggctagaccccaccactcacgaAAACTCTCTTCCTATCTCTCAGGCTATATTGGTGGCATATATcctggcggggtacccgatcaacatcgggaTTGTGATGTCCAGGGTTATTACACGGGTGGTGAATGAAGGTAATAGATCCTACCCCTTACCAAATTTCCTGACCATGTATTTTGAGGATCTAGATGTGGAGAAGAGAAGATTTGATGTGAAAGTGAAAGCCAAGGAACCTTTCTCCTAGTACAGCACCAAGGGTACTAACAACCCCAAGGACCCTaaaggcaaagccactacttcaactgaccagtctgaagagccagtagtagtagtggctcctactcagcctccttcaTCCACACCATACATGGCCCCAGGACCGTCCACTTCTATATTTCCAAATATTCCCACATCCGCAGCATATCCTTTGACTTCCCTCCACTTGAGCCAGACCCTTTCctgtatcaacaactggatgtagacAACCACTTCGAATGTGTATGTACTTTCTACTTCGGTGGCAGCCCAGTCTGCACCTACTCAGCCACAAGTCCCACAGTCagtggaggacactctcaaggagcttctggagaaccagaagaagctcctggagaaccaGCAATTAATATTGGACATTGTGGGTTCACATGTAAAAGCATTGAAGGATTTGGCCAATGAAACTAAGGAAGACTCGGGCATCCAAGGAGTTGGTAAAAGAGTTGAGAGTGGAGGTGGAGAGGTTGAAGGTGGATCACTTGGCTTTGGACCTTCTATTGCATGACCCGGCTCCAGTAGCCCAGCTTGAGCCGGAGCATGAGACAAAGAGGacacccaagaggaagagggtgattccccgtaAGGATGATGCTgttatagagttggaggacccgcagggaggttTCTCTAGCCACCCTCTAATTCCAGTACATGCCCATGACT
This region includes:
- the LOC138875566 gene encoding uncharacterized protein, with the protein product MPSDGLEINDSFPDEQVLSVSMNGMLWFADVASFLVTGVIPCELSSNQRKKIKWDSLDFYWDEPHLFKICTDGMIRRCVLEEEQLSILEACHSSPYGCHHGGARKVSKVLSCGFYWPTFYKNASEFRKRCDECQREGGISKKDKMPLNTILEVDIFDVWGFDFMSPFISSCGNTYILVAFNNVSKWVEAVALPNNDAQSANGQVEVSNREIKSILSKTVNANMTDWSKKLDDALWAYKTAYKTPIGFIFGLTGCEIL